A single region of the Xiphias gladius isolate SHS-SW01 ecotype Sanya breed wild chromosome 17, ASM1685928v1, whole genome shotgun sequence genome encodes:
- the esama gene encoding endothelial cell adhesion molecule a isoform X2, translated as MSVGSSQFKGRVGFTNKMPSRNVSLYINNTQESDSGRYLCQVIIPDNPGLTAELSLDVKVPPAVPKCSLSGKPVLKGNVTLSCKSSSGKPLPLYKWRKTSPTSEVFFSPMLNEKTGTLKLSNLSSNMSGKYVCTASNSAGSESCFINLEIVTSTNVGMIVGATVGSVIGFIFLLFICLVFLVKRQRDSEDDMANEIKEDAQAPKRVSWAKSGMGSDIISKNGTLSSIASSPHHREPSNHHNNHHHLQQYPQRPPSDTASIITTTGSMAGYRPSRHHGASTPTHYNYNNNTTLPREQPVSSEANTNGSSLPRPERYTQLPHAQVPPQTYSQPQLPLQATPSPPPLPSSGVTTSNIARMGGVPIMVPAQNQAGSLV; from the exons ATGAGCGTGGGAAGCTCCCAGTTTAAGGGCCGCGTTGGGTTCACCAATAAAATGCCCTCACGGAACGTGTCACTGTACATCAACAACACCCAGGAGTCTGACTCAGGTCGTTACCTCTGCCAGGTCATCATCCCTGATAACCCCGGCCTCACTGCTGAGCTCAGTCTGGATGTGAAGG TCCCGCCTGCTGTTCCTAAGTGCTCTCTATCAGGGAAGCCAGTGCTGAAAGGAAATGTGACTCTGAGCTGCAAGTCCAGCTCTGGGAAGCCCCTTCCTCTGTACAAGTGGAGGAAAACCAGTCCCACCTCCGAGGTCTTCTTTTCGCCCATGCTCA ATGAAAAGACTGGGACGCTGAAGCTGAGCAACCTGAGCAGCAACATGTCAGGGAAGTACGTGTGCACAGCCAGCAACTCAGCTGGCTCAGAGAGCTGCTTCATCAACCTGGAGATCGTCACCT CCACCAATGTGGGTATGATTGTTGGAGCCACTGTGGGCTCAGTGATCggcttcatcttcctcctcttcatttgCCTCGTTTTCCTGGTGAAGAGGCAACGAGACAGTGAGGACGACATGGCCAATGAAATCAA ggaGGACGCTCAGGCTCCCAAGCGTGTTTCCTGGGCTAAGAGTGGCATGGGTTCAGACATCATCTCCAAGAATGGCACCCTGTCATCCATCGCCTCCAGCCCGCACCACAGAGAGCCCTCCAACCACCacaacaaccaccaccacctgcaGCAGTATCCCCAGCGTCCACCCTCCGACACCGCctccatcatcaccaccactgGCAGCATGGCCGGCTACCGACCATCCCGCCATCATGGCgcctccacccccacccactacaattacaacaacaacaccacccTGCCACGCGAACAGCCAGTCTCCTCTGAGGCCAACACCAATGGGAGCTCCCTACCCAGACCAGAGCGCTACACCCAGCTGCCCCACGCCCAGGTGCCGCCGCAGACCTACAGCCAGCCTCAGCTGCCGCTCCAAGCCACTCCCTCCCCGCCACCGTTGCCCTCCTCCGGTGTGACCACCTCTAACATCGCCCGTATGGGAGGGGTGCCCATTATGGTCCCTGCACAGAACCAGGCCGGATCGCTGGTCTAA
- the esama gene encoding endothelial cell adhesion molecule a isoform X1, whose product MEVSTTSRKLTLLSFTLVWGLSGILAQIQMPQTSMDVIKGQMVVLKASYSPGPGSDLTTNTILWNFVTNNTQLIISYTKGSMSVGSSQFKGRVGFTNKMPSRNVSLYINNTQESDSGRYLCQVIIPDNPGLTAELSLDVKVPPAVPKCSLSGKPVLKGNVTLSCKSSSGKPLPLYKWRKTSPTSEVFFSPMLNEKTGTLKLSNLSSNMSGKYVCTASNSAGSESCFINLEIVTSTNVGMIVGATVGSVIGFIFLLFICLVFLVKRQRDSEDDMANEIKEDAQAPKRVSWAKSGMGSDIISKNGTLSSIASSPHHREPSNHHNNHHHLQQYPQRPPSDTASIITTTGSMAGYRPSRHHGASTPTHYNYNNNTTLPREQPVSSEANTNGSSLPRPERYTQLPHAQVPPQTYSQPQLPLQATPSPPPLPSSGVTTSNIARMGGVPIMVPAQNQAGSLV is encoded by the exons GCATATTAGCCCAGATCCAGATGCCCCAAACCAGTATGGATGTGATCAAGGGTCAGATGGTGGTGCTGAAGGCCTCGTACAGCCCGGGGCCAGGAAGTGACTTGACCACCAACACTATTTTGTGGAACTTTGTCACTAACAACACCCAGCTG ATCATCTCCTACACCAAAGGTTCCATGAGCGTGGGAAGCTCCCAGTTTAAGGGCCGCGTTGGGTTCACCAATAAAATGCCCTCACGGAACGTGTCACTGTACATCAACAACACCCAGGAGTCTGACTCAGGTCGTTACCTCTGCCAGGTCATCATCCCTGATAACCCCGGCCTCACTGCTGAGCTCAGTCTGGATGTGAAGG TCCCGCCTGCTGTTCCTAAGTGCTCTCTATCAGGGAAGCCAGTGCTGAAAGGAAATGTGACTCTGAGCTGCAAGTCCAGCTCTGGGAAGCCCCTTCCTCTGTACAAGTGGAGGAAAACCAGTCCCACCTCCGAGGTCTTCTTTTCGCCCATGCTCA ATGAAAAGACTGGGACGCTGAAGCTGAGCAACCTGAGCAGCAACATGTCAGGGAAGTACGTGTGCACAGCCAGCAACTCAGCTGGCTCAGAGAGCTGCTTCATCAACCTGGAGATCGTCACCT CCACCAATGTGGGTATGATTGTTGGAGCCACTGTGGGCTCAGTGATCggcttcatcttcctcctcttcatttgCCTCGTTTTCCTGGTGAAGAGGCAACGAGACAGTGAGGACGACATGGCCAATGAAATCAA ggaGGACGCTCAGGCTCCCAAGCGTGTTTCCTGGGCTAAGAGTGGCATGGGTTCAGACATCATCTCCAAGAATGGCACCCTGTCATCCATCGCCTCCAGCCCGCACCACAGAGAGCCCTCCAACCACCacaacaaccaccaccacctgcaGCAGTATCCCCAGCGTCCACCCTCCGACACCGCctccatcatcaccaccactgGCAGCATGGCCGGCTACCGACCATCCCGCCATCATGGCgcctccacccccacccactacaattacaacaacaacaccacccTGCCACGCGAACAGCCAGTCTCCTCTGAGGCCAACACCAATGGGAGCTCCCTACCCAGACCAGAGCGCTACACCCAGCTGCCCCACGCCCAGGTGCCGCCGCAGACCTACAGCCAGCCTCAGCTGCCGCTCCAAGCCACTCCCTCCCCGCCACCGTTGCCCTCCTCCGGTGTGACCACCTCTAACATCGCCCGTATGGGAGGGGTGCCCATTATGGTCCCTGCACAGAACCAGGCCGGATCGCTGGTCTAA